From a region of the Leptospira montravelensis genome:
- the kdsB gene encoding 3-deoxy-manno-octulosonate cytidylyltransferase: MSDQILGVIPARYASTRLPGKPLALIGTKPMIQWTYHHASLSKSIHRLVVATDDKRIHDVVLGFGGESVLTSPDHPTGTDRIIEVAEKYPSFGIILNIQGDEPGMESKLIDGVLDLKTKHRNWEMTTAAVPFTSTEDPKDPNKVKVVFDKTGRANYFSRSPIPASFKGQATYHRHLGIYAYEREFLMNYNHLPTSDWETVESLEQLRALQNGSTIGVYLSDKANLGVDSPADLAVVIRDFKEKGLI, encoded by the coding sequence ATGTCCGACCAAATCCTCGGTGTGATCCCTGCTCGTTACGCGAGCACGAGACTTCCCGGAAAACCACTGGCACTCATTGGAACAAAACCAATGATCCAGTGGACTTACCACCACGCTTCCCTTTCCAAGTCTATCCACCGTTTGGTGGTCGCCACTGACGACAAACGAATCCATGATGTTGTTTTAGGATTTGGTGGCGAATCTGTTCTCACAAGTCCCGACCATCCCACAGGAACCGATCGTATTATCGAGGTCGCAGAAAAGTATCCAAGTTTTGGAATCATTCTCAACATCCAAGGCGACGAACCGGGGATGGAATCCAAACTCATTGATGGGGTTTTGGATTTAAAAACCAAACATAGAAATTGGGAAATGACCACAGCGGCCGTTCCCTTCACTTCCACAGAAGACCCAAAAGATCCTAACAAAGTAAAGGTGGTCTTTGACAAAACCGGACGTGCTAATTATTTTTCTCGTTCACCAATCCCTGCTTCCTTTAAGGGGCAAGCAACTTACCACCGGCATTTAGGAATTTATGCCTATGAAAGAGAATTTTTAATGAATTATAATCATCTGCCGACTTCCGATTGGGAAACGGTAGAATCTTTAGAACAACTTCGTGCTTTGCAGAATGGATCTACCATTGGTGTTTATCTTTCGGATAAGGCCAACTTGGGTGTGGATTCCCCTGCCGATTTAGCAGTGGTGATTCGCGATTTTAAAGAGAAGGGTTTGATTTAG
- a CDS encoding flagellar basal body-associated FliL family protein, translating into MGDREVDEEEGGLAEGSTASAGMSPIVKWLLYIAAAIFGIIIVTVISMFVAQKTATSVFKQQKNISLVKAPPPLEVYTFQEEFRVNTSDVGESHFVKLKMSLGFESGQPALSAELAARVAQMQNIINLVIARKTKDDLKSITNQLDLREEIKAHLNHILTNGKIKEVYFTEFLVN; encoded by the coding sequence ATGGGTGACCGTGAAGTAGATGAAGAAGAAGGTGGGTTAGCCGAAGGTAGTACCGCCTCTGCCGGGATGTCTCCCATTGTAAAATGGTTATTGTACATTGCTGCGGCCATTTTTGGGATTATCATTGTAACCGTTATATCGATGTTTGTTGCTCAAAAAACGGCAACAAGTGTGTTTAAACAACAAAAGAATATCTCTCTTGTGAAAGCTCCCCCTCCTTTGGAAGTTTACACATTTCAAGAAGAATTTAGAGTGAATACTTCTGATGTTGGAGAATCACACTTTGTGAAGTTGAAGATGTCTCTTGGATTTGAATCGGGACAACCTGCACTTTCTGCGGAACTTGCAGCGCGAGTGGCCCAAATGCAAAACATCATTAACCTTGTCATTGCACGTAAAACAAAGGACGATTTAAAATCCATTACCAACCAATTGGATTTACGTGAGGAAATCAAAGCCCACTTAAATCACATTTTGACCAATGGAAAAATCAAAGAGGTTTACTTTACCGAGTTCTTGGTAAACTAG
- the motB gene encoding flagellar motor protein MotB, whose amino-acid sequence MAKKEKCPECIQKVPEFMATYGDMVTLLLCFFILLYTTGKTDAKEMQIILSAFKSTTGFFTGGQTLSKGSLEEMGMQIESLPSQVVGRNLSKSKKDAQEVFKPEVEAGKVRISENERGLVISLVGADYFYPGSAILTPAIRETLRKAAGLIKGLERFVRVEGHSDDDAVNPVNRPGREEREYINNWDLAGARAVNATVFMINSEEIEPSWFQAVSFGSYRPLVLENEGTPEAKAFNRRVDIIILTEKSTKRAPGESKYGLPDTRLPNTETNVEGDF is encoded by the coding sequence ATGGCTAAAAAAGAAAAATGCCCTGAGTGCATCCAAAAAGTTCCCGAGTTTATGGCAACTTATGGGGACATGGTGACACTTCTCCTTTGTTTCTTTATTCTTTTGTATACCACAGGGAAAACAGATGCAAAAGAGATGCAAATTATTTTGTCTGCATTCAAATCCACAACAGGATTTTTCACTGGAGGACAAACACTATCGAAAGGTTCTTTAGAAGAAATGGGAATGCAAATTGAATCTCTTCCTTCTCAAGTGGTGGGTCGTAATCTCTCTAAATCCAAAAAAGATGCTCAAGAAGTTTTTAAACCAGAAGTAGAAGCGGGGAAGGTTCGAATTTCGGAAAACGAAAGAGGACTTGTGATTTCCCTTGTAGGTGCTGATTATTTTTATCCTGGCTCAGCTATCTTAACACCTGCGATTCGAGAAACGTTACGAAAAGCCGCGGGGCTTATCAAAGGACTCGAACGATTTGTGCGAGTGGAAGGACATAGTGATGATGATGCAGTCAATCCCGTGAACCGTCCTGGTCGTGAAGAACGCGAATATATCAATAACTGGGATTTGGCGGGAGCAAGGGCTGTGAACGCTACTGTTTTTATGATCAATTCAGAAGAAATTGAACCAAGTTGGTTCCAAGCAGTTAGTTTTGGATCCTATAGACCTCTTGTATTGGAAAATGAAGGTACACCGGAAGCAAAAGCTTTCAACCGAAGGGTAGACATCATCATCCTAACAGAGAAGTCTACCAAACGTGCGCCAGGAGAAAGTAAATATGGACTACCTGACACTCGTTTGCCGAACACTGAAACAAATGTAGAAGGAGATTTTTAA
- a CDS encoding motility protein A, which produces MDIATVIGLALGVALMLLGVVSGGLALTDLIDIPSMMITFGGAAAATIISFPWTSTIGVGAVTKKAFQNPPSDLPGLITTLVSFSEKARREGLLALEDDINELPEEFLKKGIQLVVDGTDPELVRNIMETEIGNTATRHAYGRAWWDAYAGFAPGFGMLGTLVGLVGMLKNLGGGDASAIGQGMATALITTLYGSLAQNLFAAPIVRKLTRRSEDELVIKQVMVEGTLSIQSGDNPRIVKEKLASFLTPAERSALKDDGD; this is translated from the coding sequence ATGGATATAGCTACAGTCATTGGTTTGGCCCTAGGAGTGGCCTTGATGTTACTCGGGGTGGTTTCGGGTGGTCTTGCGTTAACAGACCTTATCGATATACCCTCGATGATGATTACATTTGGTGGGGCGGCAGCGGCCACGATCATTTCTTTTCCTTGGACATCAACCATTGGAGTGGGTGCTGTTACCAAAAAAGCCTTCCAAAATCCCCCCTCTGATTTACCAGGACTCATTACGACACTCGTTAGTTTTTCTGAAAAAGCTCGTCGTGAAGGTTTACTTGCCTTAGAAGATGATATCAACGAACTTCCTGAAGAATTTTTAAAGAAGGGAATCCAACTTGTAGTGGATGGAACCGATCCCGAACTCGTTCGAAATATTATGGAAACCGAAATTGGGAACACTGCCACAAGACATGCTTATGGTCGTGCTTGGTGGGATGCTTACGCTGGTTTTGCGCCAGGGTTCGGGATGCTTGGGACCCTTGTGGGTCTTGTGGGGATGTTAAAGAACTTAGGTGGTGGGGATGCAAGTGCCATTGGACAAGGTATGGCTACGGCGCTAATTACAACATTATACGGATCACTTGCACAGAACTTATTTGCAGCACCAATTGTTAGAAAACTAACACGAAGATCGGAAGATGAACTTGTGATCAAACAAGTTATGGTGGAAGGAACTTTATCCATCCAATCCGGGGACAATCCAAGGATTGTAAAAGAGAAACTAGCGAGTTTCTTAACTCCTGCTGAACGATCTGCCTTAAAAGACGACGGAGATTAA
- a CDS encoding flagellar FlbD family protein, with amino-acid sequence MVILHRLKGAEFVLNADLIETIEANPDTIITLVNEKKFIVQEPVAEVVEKVIAYQTRIHNLPRVGERRPEET; translated from the coding sequence TTGGTCATTTTACATCGACTCAAAGGTGCGGAATTTGTTCTCAATGCAGATTTGATTGAGACCATCGAAGCAAATCCAGATACGATCATCACTCTTGTGAATGAAAAGAAATTCATTGTACAAGAGCCAGTTGCGGAAGTTGTGGAAAAGGTAATTGCTTACCAAACGAGAATCCATAACCTCCCTCGAGTTGGTGAAAGAAGGCCTGAGGAAACATAA
- a CDS encoding glycosyltransferase, producing MKVAIIHDWLTGMRGGELVLDSLLKAFPEADLFTLFYSKGKLNERIENRKITTAFTNNLPFKEKYYRYYLPVFPTAIESLDLKGYDVVISSSHCVAKGVIPHPDTFHLSYIHSPMRYVWDMYYDYFPGRSGFKFFLLQSIANYLRTWDAASANRVDYFTCNSHFVGRRIQKYYRRDYKIVYPPCLPQDFRVNDVSKDEYYLMVSAFAPYKKIDLAIEAFRENGKPLILVGGGQEEGKLVKNLPKNILWKKGLPRTEVVELYKKARGFIFPGMEDFGITPVEAQAYATPVIAFGKGGALESVKEDRTGVFFKEQTVKSLNEAIQRAEKIHFKRGDFQNSINRFTEEKFVSEIRKVVDRHK from the coding sequence ATGAAAGTTGCAATTATACATGATTGGCTCACCGGTATGCGCGGTGGAGAACTTGTTCTCGATAGTTTATTAAAAGCATTTCCAGAAGCGGATTTATTTACTCTTTTTTATTCCAAAGGAAAACTAAACGAAAGGATTGAAAATAGAAAGATCACAACTGCTTTCACTAACAATCTTCCTTTTAAAGAAAAGTATTATCGTTATTATTTACCAGTATTTCCAACGGCCATTGAATCATTAGATTTAAAAGGTTATGATGTGGTGATAAGTTCTTCCCATTGTGTTGCCAAAGGAGTGATCCCTCATCCAGATACTTTTCATTTAAGTTATATCCATAGCCCTATGCGTTATGTTTGGGATATGTATTATGATTATTTTCCTGGTCGCAGCGGATTCAAATTTTTCCTGTTACAATCCATAGCCAATTACCTTCGTACTTGGGATGCGGCTTCTGCCAACCGAGTGGATTATTTTACGTGTAACTCGCATTTTGTGGGAAGACGTATCCAAAAGTATTATAGACGTGATTATAAAATTGTTTATCCACCTTGTTTGCCGCAAGACTTCCGAGTGAATGATGTTTCAAAAGATGAATATTATCTGATGGTTTCGGCATTTGCTCCTTATAAAAAAATAGACCTTGCCATTGAAGCCTTTCGTGAAAATGGAAAACCACTCATCCTTGTGGGTGGGGGCCAAGAAGAAGGAAAACTAGTCAAAAATCTTCCCAAAAATATCCTTTGGAAAAAAGGTCTGCCACGCACAGAAGTGGTGGAACTTTACAAAAAGGCACGAGGGTTTATTTTTCCAGGAATGGAAGACTTCGGAATCACTCCGGTTGAGGCACAGGCCTATGCCACCCCTGTCATTGCTTTCGGGAAGGGAGGGGCTTTGGAGTCAGTGAAAGAGGACAGAACTGGGGTGTTTTTTAAGGAACAGACTGTAAAATCCTTAAATGAGGCGATCCAGAGGGCAGAAAAGATCCATTTCAAACGCGGAGATTTCCAAAATTCCATCAATCGATTTACGGAAGAAAAATTCGTAAGCGAAATCCGAAAGGTAGTCGATAGACATAAATAG
- a CDS encoding MlaD family protein, which yields MKSKKLSKEALTGIVFFSILVFAFFTTVIEPDRPTKKYPYRLSLFYSRIDGIKEGTEVRILGVQKGYVAHIDSRPLLDVPDRRFLDHNMDHAIELHIALEDPLTLWDNYEVDFQTITLFSGRIININPGSSDGKRPFFKPTFREGEKTPDYLPSARYFDDFFKATSVTMEENRADLRQITLDFRSISDKLNHTEGTIPKLIGSTEMYDELLATVKDAETIGKEGRRYMESSRNLENTMPIPFLITASYYGRTTPITGRRIGPQD from the coding sequence GTGAAATCAAAAAAGTTATCAAAAGAAGCCCTAACAGGAATCGTATTTTTTTCTATTTTGGTCTTTGCTTTTTTCACAACGGTCATCGAGCCGGACCGTCCCACGAAAAAATATCCTTATAGGTTATCCTTATTTTATTCCCGAATTGATGGAATCAAAGAAGGAACAGAGGTTCGGATTTTGGGAGTCCAAAAAGGATATGTGGCACATATTGATTCAAGGCCGCTACTTGATGTGCCCGATCGTCGATTCCTTGACCATAACATGGATCATGCGATTGAATTACATATTGCTTTAGAAGATCCATTAACCCTTTGGGATAACTATGAAGTAGATTTTCAAACCATTACTTTGTTTTCTGGAAGGATCATTAATATCAATCCAGGTAGTTCCGATGGGAAACGCCCCTTTTTCAAACCAACATTTCGTGAAGGGGAAAAAACTCCTGACTATTTACCGTCGGCGCGGTATTTTGATGATTTTTTCAAAGCCACATCTGTGACAATGGAAGAAAATCGAGCAGACCTCCGACAAATCACATTGGATTTTCGTTCTATCTCCGATAAATTAAATCATACAGAAGGCACAATTCCCAAATTGATAGGGAGTACAGAAATGTATGATGAACTTCTTGCGACTGTAAAGGATGCAGAAACCATTGGAAAAGAAGGAAGGCGTTATATGGAAAGTTCCAGAAATTTAGAGAACACCATGCCAATTCCATTTTTAATCACAGCATCGTATTACGGACGTACAACGCCTATTACGGGAAGAAGGATTGGACCACAAGATTAA
- a CDS encoding zinc-binding dehydrogenase: protein MTEWEKMKAVTILKYDESEPQLELREKEIPTPKENEVRIKIHLSPINPSDLMFIRGLYGFKKKAPVSAGFEASGTVDAVGTAIKTLKVGMHVSCVAPQNDGSWAEYMITTEDNCLPLVEGVSLDEGSSFFVNPMTAWAMVSKCSKEGHPAMIQTAAASALGKMVVRLCKERGIPLINVVRKKEQEDSLLEIGAENILNSTSPNYQKDLFKISKKLNATYAIDAVAGETAQSLVECMPYGSKVVCYGALSEKPFAVNSGIILFQNKKVEGFWLSSWIYEIGLEEFQKQAKEAQKFLKTVFQTKINKRFKFEEYKEGLEFYKQHMTEGKVVFGP, encoded by the coding sequence ATGACTGAATGGGAGAAGATGAAAGCAGTTACCATCCTAAAATATGATGAATCCGAACCACAATTGGAACTCCGTGAAAAAGAAATTCCAACACCTAAGGAAAACGAAGTCAGGATCAAAATCCACCTTTCTCCGATCAATCCTTCCGACCTTATGTTCATCCGTGGACTTTATGGATTCAAAAAAAAAGCTCCTGTCTCTGCTGGATTTGAAGCCAGTGGAACCGTCGATGCGGTGGGAACTGCCATCAAAACATTAAAAGTAGGAATGCATGTATCCTGCGTGGCTCCTCAAAACGACGGATCTTGGGCTGAATACATGATCACCACAGAAGACAACTGTTTACCGTTAGTGGAAGGTGTGAGTCTGGATGAAGGATCTAGTTTTTTTGTAAACCCGATGACTGCTTGGGCGATGGTATCTAAATGTTCCAAAGAAGGTCATCCTGCTATGATCCAAACCGCTGCCGCAAGTGCTTTGGGGAAAATGGTAGTACGACTTTGCAAAGAACGTGGCATTCCGTTAATCAATGTTGTGCGAAAAAAGGAACAAGAAGATAGTCTGTTAGAAATTGGTGCAGAAAACATTCTAAACTCCACTTCTCCCAACTACCAAAAGGATTTATTCAAAATATCTAAAAAATTAAATGCCACATACGCTATCGATGCGGTAGCTGGAGAAACAGCACAGTCTCTAGTCGAATGTATGCCCTATGGATCAAAAGTGGTTTGTTACGGGGCACTCTCCGAAAAACCATTTGCTGTGAATTCCGGAATCATTTTATTCCAAAACAAAAAAGTGGAAGGGTTTTGGTTGTCTTCTTGGATTTATGAAATTGGTTTAGAAGAATTTCAAAAACAAGCCAAAGAAGCACAAAAATTTTTAAAAACTGTTTTCCAAACTAAAATCAACAAACGATTCAAATTTGAAGAATACAAAGAAGGTTTGGAATTTTACAAACAACATATGACCGAAGGGAAGGTAGTATTTGGTCCGTAG